Proteins from one Methanococcus maripaludis C5 genomic window:
- a CDS encoding archaeosine biosynthesis radical SAM protein RaSEA yields the protein MSMTDYLKNIREKHLKKRKERNPDYPIAVWIQDDVFRDKTFGKSFTIILRTKGCKWAYESGGCTMCSYLMDASPAEITSENLKNQFDSAVEKYKDQLNKNMSIKLFTSGSFLDTFEIPLETREYIFKRIEEMGAKEVAIESRAEFVTPENMESIKNILSCNIEIGVGIESLNEKIRNVAIHKGAPTKAIENAFSVAKEYDVGIKAYILIKPPFISEKEAVADAIDTANRCIEMGCSRISFCPASIHKGTLIETLWKKNQYRPPFLWSILEILNEVKSKNPNALVMCDTAGVSSKRGAHNAIDCTCNDKIKDIFNEFTITQKIEKLDLDCECKKQWIEYMEYEQKNIVPLGDEKLI from the coding sequence ATGTCGATGACTGATTATTTAAAAAATATTCGTGAAAAACATCTTAAAAAACGAAAAGAAAGAAATCCTGATTATCCAATTGCAGTATGGATTCAGGACGATGTCTTTCGTGATAAAACATTTGGAAAAAGTTTTACAATAATTTTAAGAACAAAGGGCTGTAAATGGGCGTATGAAAGCGGCGGCTGTACGATGTGTAGCTACCTAATGGATGCATCCCCTGCAGAAATTACTTCGGAAAACTTGAAAAACCAGTTCGATTCTGCAGTTGAAAAATATAAAGATCAACTCAATAAAAATATGTCAATAAAACTCTTCACATCTGGCAGTTTTTTGGATACTTTTGAAATCCCGCTTGAAACGAGAGAATACATCTTCAAAAGAATCGAAGAAATGGGTGCAAAAGAAGTTGCAATTGAATCAAGAGCTGAATTTGTAACTCCTGAAAACATGGAATCGATAAAAAACATTCTTTCCTGCAATATTGAAATCGGTGTTGGAATCGAAAGTTTAAATGAAAAAATAAGAAATGTTGCAATCCATAAAGGTGCCCCAACAAAAGCAATTGAAAACGCGTTTTCTGTTGCAAAAGAATACGATGTCGGAATAAAAGCATATATTTTGATAAAACCGCCATTTATTTCTGAAAAAGAAGCAGTCGCTGATGCAATAGATACTGCAAACAGATGTATCGAAATGGGTTGCAGCAGAATTTCTTTCTGTCCTGCATCAATTCATAAAGGAACGTTAATTGAAACACTCTGGAAAAAAAATCAGTACAGGCCGCCATTTTTATGGAGTATTTTAGAAATTTTAAATGAAGTAAAGTCTAAAAATCCTAATGCACTTGTAATGTGCGACACTGCAGGCGTTTCTTCAAAAAGAGGAGCCCACAATGCTATTGATTGCACCTGTAACGACAAGATAAAAGATATTTTCAATGAATTTACCATTACTCAAAAAATTGAAAAACTGGATCTTGACTGTGAATGTAAAAAACAGTGGATTGAGTACATGGAATACGAACAGAAAAATATCGTGCCACTTGGCGATGAAAAATTAATCTAA
- the carB gene encoding carbamoyl-phosphate synthase large subunit codes for MKREDIKKVMILGSGPIVIGQAAEFDFSGSQACKSLKEEGIYTILVNSNPATIQTDTNIADKVYLEPLTPKILEKIIEKEQPDAILPTMGGQTGLNLAMELSKRGILEKHGVELLGSTESVIETSEDRDLFNKAMKEINQPIAKSAAVHSVEEAIEATKELGYPAIVRPAFTLGGTGGGVANNEEELIEITKKGLKYSMIKQVLIDQSLLGWKEYEYEVMRDKNDTCIVVCNMENIDPMGIHTGESIVTAPSQTLSDEFHQRLRDASLQIIRHLKIEGGCNVQFAVNPEMTDYVVIEVNPRVSRSSALASKATGYPIAKIAAKIAIGRTLDEIQNDVTKETPASFEPTIDYVVVKIPRWPFDKFRTVGKKLGTSMKSTGEIMAIGRNLEEALQKAVRSLDIGRFGIIADGKDKEYSNSEIVDILEHATDERLFVIAYALDKGWSVDGICERTGINPFFIEKIKKIIDCKKELEVISRLPVADEKLKEILLKAKSLGFSDVQVSKIFSKTENEIRDLRKRLEVIPVYKMVDTCAAEFEAKTPYYYSAYERYFDEEQNESISSDRKKVIILGSGPIRIGQGVEFDYSTVHAIFALKELGIEAIIVNNNPETVSTDYDTSDKLYFEPLVYEEIMNIIENENKNGQLLGVIVQFGGQTAINLAMKLYNSGVNILGTSPQSIDLAEDRDQFIHVLEKLKIPQADGATAVSEEQALKVVEKIGYPALVRPSYVLGGRAMQIVYNTEDLKDYMREAVKVSSDHPILIDKFLEEAVEVDVDAVCDGESVFIGAIMEHIEEAGIHSGDSACVIPPQTLSKEVIEKIAEHTTKLALELGVIGLLNIQYAVKDGVVYIIEANPRASRTIPYVSKSVGVPLAKIATNAIMGKKLKEMGYSGLAKAKYVSVKEAVFPFLKLPGVDPVLSPEMKSTGEAIGIDQDFGKAFYKSQLSANMELPTSGTVFISVRNRDKDNITKIAKKYHNLGFEIVATRGTARELRLFDIPVREVRKISESMQNSVLDLMQKGEVDLLINTSSGDKAKTDGYYIRRAAVELNIPCMTTLQGAYAAIKAIEAIKSGELGVYSLNELEN; via the coding sequence TTGAAAAGAGAGGATATAAAAAAGGTAATGATTTTGGGTTCGGGCCCCATTGTTATCGGACAAGCTGCGGAGTTTGACTTTTCTGGCTCTCAAGCTTGTAAATCTTTAAAGGAAGAGGGCATTTATACAATTTTAGTAAATTCAAACCCTGCAACCATTCAAACCGACACAAACATTGCGGACAAGGTTTATTTGGAACCATTGACCCCAAAAATATTGGAAAAAATTATTGAAAAAGAACAGCCTGATGCAATTCTCCCAACAATGGGTGGTCAGACTGGTTTAAATCTTGCAATGGAACTTTCAAAACGCGGAATCTTGGAAAAACACGGTGTTGAACTTTTGGGTTCAACAGAAAGCGTAATTGAAACTTCAGAAGATAGAGATTTATTCAATAAAGCAATGAAAGAAATTAACCAGCCTATAGCAAAATCTGCAGCCGTTCACAGTGTTGAAGAAGCAATTGAAGCTACCAAAGAACTTGGATACCCTGCAATTGTAAGGCCCGCATTCACCCTTGGAGGAACAGGCGGTGGAGTTGCGAATAACGAAGAAGAATTAATCGAAATTACGAAAAAAGGATTGAAATACTCAATGATCAAGCAAGTTTTAATTGATCAGAGTCTTTTAGGCTGGAAAGAATACGAATACGAAGTAATGAGGGATAAAAACGATACCTGTATTGTGGTATGTAACATGGAAAATATCGATCCAATGGGAATACACACGGGTGAAAGTATCGTAACTGCGCCTTCACAGACCTTAAGCGATGAATTCCACCAAAGATTAAGAGACGCTTCGTTACAAATCATCAGACACTTGAAAATCGAAGGTGGCTGTAACGTTCAGTTTGCAGTAAACCCTGAAATGACGGATTACGTAGTAATTGAAGTAAACCCTAGAGTTTCAAGAAGTTCTGCACTTGCAAGTAAAGCAACAGGATACCCTATTGCAAAAATCGCTGCAAAAATTGCAATTGGAAGAACACTCGATGAAATACAAAATGATGTTACAAAAGAAACACCTGCAAGTTTTGAACCGACGATCGACTATGTTGTTGTAAAAATTCCAAGATGGCCGTTTGATAAATTCAGAACTGTTGGCAAAAAACTTGGAACTTCCATGAAGTCCACTGGGGAAATCATGGCGATTGGAAGGAATCTTGAAGAAGCCCTTCAAAAAGCAGTTAGAAGTTTAGATATTGGAAGATTTGGAATAATTGCAGACGGAAAAGACAAAGAATACTCAAATTCTGAAATTGTTGATATTTTAGAACATGCGACAGATGAAAGACTCTTTGTAATTGCTTACGCACTCGATAAAGGGTGGAGTGTTGATGGAATTTGTGAAAGAACAGGAATAAATCCATTCTTCATTGAAAAAATCAAAAAAATTATCGACTGTAAAAAAGAACTCGAAGTAATTTCAAGACTTCCTGTAGCTGACGAAAAATTAAAAGAAATCCTTTTAAAAGCAAAATCATTGGGCTTTTCAGATGTTCAAGTTTCAAAAATATTTTCAAAAACTGAAAATGAAATAAGAGACCTTAGAAAAAGACTCGAAGTAATTCCAGTTTACAAGATGGTAGACACCTGTGCAGCGGAATTTGAAGCAAAAACGCCATATTACTACTCAGCATACGAAAGATACTTCGATGAAGAACAGAACGAAAGCATCTCTTCAGATAGGAAAAAGGTAATAATATTAGGTTCTGGACCAATTAGAATCGGGCAAGGTGTTGAATTTGATTACTCGACAGTTCACGCAATTTTTGCATTAAAAGAACTTGGAATCGAAGCAATTATTGTAAACAACAACCCTGAAACCGTAAGTACTGACTACGATACTTCGGATAAACTATACTTCGAACCATTAGTCTACGAAGAAATAATGAATATAATTGAAAATGAAAATAAAAACGGACAGTTGCTTGGAGTTATCGTTCAGTTTGGTGGACAGACTGCGATTAACCTTGCAATGAAACTCTACAATTCTGGAGTAAACATTTTAGGAACTTCCCCTCAATCAATCGACCTTGCAGAAGATAGGGACCAGTTCATACACGTGCTTGAAAAATTAAAAATACCTCAAGCAGATGGTGCAACTGCAGTTAGTGAAGAACAGGCTCTTAAGGTTGTTGAAAAAATTGGATACCCTGCACTTGTTAGACCTTCATACGTGTTAGGGGGTCGTGCAATGCAGATCGTCTACAACACAGAAGATTTAAAAGACTACATGAGAGAAGCAGTTAAAGTTTCATCCGATCACCCGATATTAATTGATAAATTCTTAGAAGAAGCTGTTGAAGTAGATGTTGATGCAGTGTGCGATGGAGAAAGCGTATTTATTGGCGCAATCATGGAACACATTGAAGAAGCGGGAATTCACAGTGGAGACAGCGCTTGTGTAATTCCACCTCAAACGCTTTCAAAAGAAGTAATCGAAAAAATTGCGGAACATACAACCAAACTTGCTCTTGAACTTGGAGTAATTGGTTTGTTAAACATTCAGTACGCCGTAAAAGACGGTGTTGTGTATATTATTGAAGCAAACCCGAGAGCTTCAAGAACCATCCCATATGTAAGTAAATCAGTTGGTGTGCCACTTGCAAAAATTGCAACAAATGCAATAATGGGCAAAAAATTAAAGGAAATGGGATACTCGGGACTTGCAAAAGCAAAATATGTAAGCGTAAAAGAAGCAGTATTTCCATTCTTAAAACTTCCAGGAGTAGATCCTGTATTAAGCCCGGAAATGAAGTCAACCGGTGAAGCAATTGGAATTGACCAGGACTTTGGAAAAGCGTTTTACAAATCCCAGCTTTCAGCAAACATGGAACTTCCAACATCTGGAACTGTATTTATCAGCGTAAGAAACAGGGATAAAGACAACATTACAAAAATCGCTAAAAAATACCATAATTTAGGCTTTGAAATCGTTGCTACAAGAGGAACTGCAAGAGAACTTCGGTTATTCGACATTCCTGTAAGGGAAGTTAGAAAAATCTCAGAAAGTATGCAAAACAGTGTTCTTGATTTAATGCAGAAAGGAGAAGTTGATTTATTAATAAACACTTCTTCGGGAGATAAAGCTAAAACTGACGGATATTATATCAGAAGGGCTGCAGTAGAATTAAACATTCCGTGTATGACTACATTACAAGGGGCGTATGCTGCAATTAAAGCTATTGAAGCAATTAAATCTGGAGAACTTGGAGTTTATTCATTAAATGAACTTGAAAATTAA
- a CDS encoding histone family protein, which translates to MIPKGTVKRIMKENTEMNVSAESVAALVEILQEMVVTTTKIAEENAANDKRKTLKARDIEQCDAERLRKKVVEVSERTEKVNMLTNEILNVIANELERY; encoded by the coding sequence ATGATACCAAAAGGAACCGTTAAAAGAATTATGAAAGAAAATACCGAAATGAATGTATCAGCTGAATCAGTTGCTGCATTGGTTGAAATTTTACAGGAAATGGTCGTAACCACTACAAAAATTGCAGAAGAAAATGCTGCAAATGATAAAAGAAAAACATTGAAAGCAAGAGATATCGAACAGTGCGATGCTGAAAGATTGAGAAAAAAAGTAGTTGAAGTTTCAGAAAGAACTGAAAAAGTCAATATGCTTACAAACGAAATTTTAAACGTTATTGCAAACGAACTCGAAAGATACTAA